Genomic DNA from Pseudomonas fitomaticsae:
TGAACGCCAGAATGCTCCCCGTGATCCCGGCCAGCAGCAGAAAAACCGCCGTGGCCAACCCGATATACCGGTGCAATAAAACCAGAAACGAACGCATGAAAATTCCCCCACAGATACGACAAAGCCAGCCCCTGAAATCAGGGGCTGGCTTTTTTATGCACAAGACAAAGGCTTAGAACTGGTAACTGACCGTCGCGGCGACGTTGCGCTCTTCGCCCATGTAGCAGAAGTCCAGACTGGCGCAGGAGGCCACGTAGGATTCGTTGGTCAGATTGTTCGCATTCAGGCGTACGTCGACACCCTTCAAACCGACCTTGCCGAGGTCGTAACCGATGGATGCGTCGAATAATGTGTAGGACGGCACCTTCATGGTGTTCTCTGCATCCGCCCAGCTATAGCCGACATAACGCACACCACCGCCCAGTCGCAGCCCGTCGAGTGCCGCGCTGTCGAACTTGTAATCCGCCCACAGCGATGCCATGTGCCGTGGCGCCTGAGTTGGCGAGTTGCCTTTGTTCTCGATCACATTGGCTGGTGTGCTCAAGGTGCTGATCATCGACTTCGAATATTCAATGTCGGTGAAGGTGTAGCTGCCGAGGACTTTCAAGTTATCGGTCAATTGCATGTGCGCTTCCAGTTCCAGACCCTGAGAGCGGACAGCGCCTACAGCGCGATAGAAGTTTTCCTGCGGCAGTTTGGTCGCCAGGTTCTCCTGATGGATGCGGAACAGGGAGGCGGTGAACAGGTTGTCGGTACCCGGCGGCTGATACTTCAGGCCCACTTCCCACTGCGTGCCATCGGTCGGTGCGAGAGGATTGCCGGCGCTGTCCGCGTAGGAGTTCGGGTTGAACGACTCGGAATAGCTGAGGTACGGCGCGAGCCCGTTATCGAACAGATACAGCGCGCCGGCACGGCCGGTGAGCTTGGTGCGTCGGTCGTTGATCTCAGTGCCGACCGGGCGGCCCGCTTCGGCGATGCGGTTTTCGTCGGAGGTTTCCACCCAGTCCTGGCGCAGTCCCAGCGAGAAGCGCCACTTGTCCATTTCGATCAGGTCTTGCAGGTAAACGCCGGTCTGCTCCAGGCGCCGCAGGTAGCTGGTCTCGCCGTATGGCGTGATAGCGGAATTGCCATACACCGGGTTGAAAGCGTTGATCGGCGCCAAGCCGCCACTGGACCAGTCGACCACGGTTTTACGTCGCTGATAATCCGCTCCCATCAGCACCGTGTGCTTGGTCGCGCCGGTGAAAAATTCGGCCTGGAGCATGTTGTCGACGATGAACGCGTGCAGACGCTCGTCACCGCCGGTGTAGTAGCGATTCAGTTCGTTGCTGGTCGGCGACGTCCAGCCATAGGCGTACACCTGATCCATGTTCACTTTGGAGTCGAGATAGCGGAAGTTCTGCCGCGCGGTGAAGACATCGTTGAAACGGTGTTCGAACTGGTAACCGAACGACTGCTGATCACGGGAGTAACCGTCGATACCCGGCTCGCCTTCGAAGAAATGCGGCGAGATGCGATTGCCGTTGCGCTGATGAATCGTGCCGTCGGCCGGCACGCCACCGTGGTAGCCGCCATCAGGGTCATGTTGCAGATACGCTTGCAGCGTCAGCGAGGTGTCTTCGCTGAAATCGATGCTGACGGTCGGTGCGAGGGCGAAGCGCTTTTCCTTATTGTGGTCGAATTGCGTGTCGGACTGATCCGTCAATCCGATCAGACGATAGGCGATACGCTTGTCGTCATCGACCGGTCCGCTGAAGTCAAAACCGACACCGCGCTGGCCCTGAGTGCCGACGGTGGCCTGTACCTGGTGATAGGCCTCGTACAACGGT
This window encodes:
- a CDS encoding TonB-dependent siderophore receptor, with amino-acid sequence MTARVTCKNPLNFSAESGLLRHAVRAALFSTALGVGVLPSLSMAANASEVSIHRYNIAAGPLGEALNEFARQAGITLSMTPQQTQGRQSPGVQGEYSTDQALSHLLGGSGLEAISQDGSSYVLRSVAETEALSLPTTDIKGFALGNALGSMDGYNATHSQIATKTSTALLETSQSVSVVTREQMDDQGSQTVSQAMRYTPGVLTNPYGATHRYDYVAMRGFNDGSVDNIYLDGLKSMGDSGTYSTMQVDPYFLERVDILKGPSSVLYGRSSPGGLVALTSKKPLYEAYHQVQATVGTQGQRGVGFDFSGPVDDDKRIAYRLIGLTDQSDTQFDHNKEKRFALAPTVSIDFSEDTSLTLQAYLQHDPDGGYHGGVPADGTIHQRNGNRISPHFFEGEPGIDGYSRDQQSFGYQFEHRFNDVFTARQNFRYLDSKVNMDQVYAYGWTSPTSNELNRYYTGGDERLHAFIVDNMLQAEFFTGATKHTVLMGADYQRRKTVVDWSSGGLAPINAFNPVYGNSAITPYGETSYLRRLEQTGVYLQDLIEMDKWRFSLGLRQDWVETSDENRIAEAGRPVGTEINDRRTKLTGRAGALYLFDNGLAPYLSYSESFNPNSYADSAGNPLAPTDGTQWEVGLKYQPPGTDNLFTASLFRIHQENLATKLPQENFYRAVGAVRSQGLELEAHMQLTDNLKVLGSYTFTDIEYSKSMISTLSTPANVIENKGNSPTQAPRHMASLWADYKFDSAALDGLRLGGGVRYVGYSWADAENTMKVPSYTLFDASIGYDLGKVGLKGVDVRLNANNLTNESYVASCASLDFCYMGEERNVAATVSYQF